A stretch of DNA from Diospyros lotus cultivar Yz01 chromosome 14, ASM1463336v1, whole genome shotgun sequence:
TTGTCAAGAAAATGCTaggatgggactggcatgggcTGGCCAGATGGGCTGAGGAAGTGGGCCTGAGCCGTCTAGCTGGGGCGGTCCTTGGCCCATTAGCGCATCAAGGCTTATACCCTTCTTATAATACGAGCTGGTTGGCTGAGCCAGCAAGCTACGAGATCGCTGGGAGCTTGCTCGAAGCGTAGCTGGGAGCTCGCCCAGATACATTGATATCCTGGAGGCATCACCGGGAGCTCGCTAGGTGTTGTTATACCAACCTGGGCTTCAGTCACGCACGAGCTTGCTCTGAGGGGCTTAGCTTGAGGCCTCTTGGCCCTTTAGCGGTTAGGTCGGCCCACCGAGTTAAATCCAGCCCTTATAGAGTAGAAcgggaaatacccgtaacaagATCCATAACAAGCATATTGATATAATAGGCCACCTTAGCTTCTATAGATTCATGGAGTAGGTCATTGTTTCAAAGCAAACttactttgttattttccttATGATCTTATGATAAACTAACATTCAGATGCATTATTAACCAATTGCACAAAGAAGCAAGgaatgaaaatgatgaaaaataactTTCATACAAAGGAAATGAAAAGAGTCACAAGTCAAGAgttaagagaaaaagaaaatacatctCAACAAAACCTATACTAGTCATACACCACTTTTGTCAAAAAAAGAGGAAGGAGGATTAATGCTAGTAAAAGTGCTTGGGATCTCACCACCCTCAAGTGCAGTCATTGAAGGAACATTTTGAGAAGCCAAGTCCTTGGTCCCATCTTATCTAGTTGCCCCCAAGTCTTTAAGAGCGTCGATCATCTCACTCCCTCTAAAGCGTTGGGAACACAACTCCCAAGAGCCCTCAAGGTTCTCCAAATCATCCTCAAGTTGATATGTTAGGAAAGGCTTGGGCTCGTAAGATCTAGATCATATAGCTGCCAATCCAAGACCTCGAGGTTCTCCATCTCCTAAGTGACCAATTCGGGGAACGTCTCGCCAGGATGTTAAGACTCAAGAGCAAGCAAGGTAAAAGCCATACTTGCTAAAGCAATCAGCATATTGCTCCTTCCTATCATACCAATCCTGAGAGAAACAACAATCCCTAACTACTTTAATCAACACTATGGAAAGGTGTAACATCCTTTATTGAGCGATAGGAAATATCGGAACAACTTATTATAATAGGCTTATGCGAACTTTCCATTGGGTCACCAATCCTTGAGTTTTCCTaactcaagcacgtttaacACGAGAGTTATTTGTTTACATTTAGCCTAAAATTAAAGGAAAGataagatttaaattaaaattaagaaatgaatggttattatatattaaaaatgtaaacacataaaataaatatgttaattatttatgaCGTAATTACTAATTACTATGACAGTTGCGTGGCAGGAAGATCGTGCACTCCACGTGGCATTAAATGACCGCAAAGACTTCACCAAAATCTCGGGAAGGTTATGATCTGATCTCATAGTCACAGTCAGAGATGAGGAACAAAAGAAAGCGCTTCCAAATGTCGCCGCCCCATTCACATTCACAAGATTCTTATCTtaccaaaattttcaacttaAAAGTAACGACCTGATGGCCGATGGATTAGGAAACTTGCGATTGTCGAtaacatatttgaattttgaataaatacaaataagtGTTCGATGATATCGATGCGGAAGGGATGAGAAGTGGGTGGGATTAGGCGACGCAGATACAACcataattgattttcttttgaatttgacTAATTCTTTATCCAGTTGAAGTCATCATCGGATAAACCCACCCGTTTCGGTTTCCTAAGAAGAGAAAATTCACTGaaggaagggaaaaaaaatgtcTGACGAGGAAGTGTTCGTCGGCGCCGTCGATCAGGGAACCACCAGCACCCGATTCATCATCTACGACCGGCGGGCCCGGCCGATTGGCTCTCACCAGGTCGAGTTCACTCAGTTCTGCCCACAAGCAGGGTAATAATAACAATCCGATTCTCTCTGTTTATTCTCTGCtttggattttatttgttttatcgGAATTTGTGGCGTTTTGGGGGCAGATGGGTGGAGCACGATCCGATGGAGATTCTGGAGAGCGTGAGAGTGTGCATCACGAAGGCGATAGACAAGGCGACCGCCGACGGGTACAACGTCGACAGCGGGCTGAAGGCCGTAGGGCTGACGAACCAGAGAGAGACCACCGTGGTTTGGAGCAAGTCCACCGGCAGGTGTCTCTACAACGCCATTGTTTGGATGGACGGTCGCACCAGTTCCATTTGCAGGTGCCCCTTGTGTTCTTCGCTCGCTTTGTTTGTTCTGCAAATTCAGATCTGAACCGCCGTTTTTGCTGATTCTGAGCGGTGTCCATTTCTTGAATCGGCTGTTTGTCAACTGGGTAGTCTTTTCTTTTTAGTGTTTGATCATTACCACCCCTTTGTTAAACGGTCCAAGTCTGAACTGCTCTGAGCAGTGCCCCTCCGTTTTTACCGATTCTGAGAAGTGCCCGTTTCTTGAATCGTCTGATAGTCAGCTGGGTCGTCTTTCTTTTGGGTGTCTGTTCACTACCCATTTGTTAAAATTTCCACCTCCGAACTGCTATGTGTTAATTTCGGACTAGAGTGGATAAATCAAAACCTCTGTTTTTACTGATTCTGAGCACTACCCGTTTCCTGAATCGTTTGTTTGTCAACTGGGTCTTCTTTCTTTTCGGGGTATGATCATTACCGATTTGTTAAAATGTCCAACCATGAGATTCTCTTTGTTAATTTTGGACTTAACTTGACAAATCTAAACCTCTGCTTATACTGATTCGAGCACTGTACATTTCTTGAGTCGTCTGTTTGTCAGCTGGGTCTTCTTTCTTTTCGGGGTCTGACCACTACCGATTTGTTAAAATGTCCAACTCTGAGCTGCTCTTTGTTAATTTTGGACTTCAGCTGACAAATCTGAATCTCTGTTTTTACTGATTCTGAGAGCTACCCATTTCTTTAATTGTCTGTTTGTTAACTGGGTATTCTTTCTTTTCCGTGTGTGGTCGTTGCCCATTTGTTAATCGGTCCAACTCTGAACTGCTGTATGTTAATTTTGGACTTTAGCATACAAATCTTTTTGGAATTTTGTCCCCTACAGGCTGCTGATGAGGGTTCCTTTGTCTGTTTTTGATCCGCTGTTAATCTGAATTTCGGACccttttttgtttcaatttgctgaatttttgcattTCTACAGGAAATTAGAGGCAGAATTACCAGGTGGAAGAacccattttgttgagacatGCGGTTTGCCGATAAGCACTTACTTCAGCGCTCTGAAGCTGCTATGGTTATTGGAAAATATTGACGATGTTAAAGCGGCTGTGGAGAAGAAGGATGCCCTGTTTGGAACTGTAGACTCCTGGTTGATTTGGAATTTGACTGGAGGAGTAAATGGAGGTTTACATGTCACCGATGTTTCGAATGCGTCAAGAACAATGCTTATGGATCTTAAAACACTTGATTGGGATAAATCCACACTGGAAACCCTCAGAATTCCAGCTGAAATTTTGCCCAAAATTGTTAGCAACTCGGAGGTTATAGGAAAAATATCAACCGGGTGGCCAATTCCTGGGATCCCAATTGCCGGATGCCTTGGGGATCAACATGCCGCTATGCTGGGGCAATCTTGCAGGAAAGGCGAAGCAAAAAGTACTTATGGAACCGGGGCTTTCATTCTACTAAACACTGGTGAAGAAATAATTCAGTCTAAACACGGTCTATTGAGCACCTTAGCTTTTAAACTCGGTCCAGATGCCCCGGCAAATTATGCTCTTGAGGGCTCAATTGCCATAGCGGGAGCTGCTGTCCAGTGGCTTAGGGACAGCCTTGGGATAATTAGGACTGCAAGTGAGATTGAAGATTTGGCATCTCTAGTTGACTCCACCGGTGGGGTTTATTTTGTACCGGCATTCAATGGATTGTTTGCTCCTTGGTGGCGTGATGATGCCCGTGGAGTTTGTATAGGGATAACGAGGTTTACAAACAGGTGTCACATAGCTCGGGCGGTGCTGGAGAGTATGTGTTTCCAGGTGAAAGATGTGTTGGATTCTATGCACAAGGATGCAGGTGAGAAGGGTGAGGTGAAAAATGAGAGCGGAGAATTTTTGCTTAGGGTGGATGGTGGTGCCACCGTCAACAACCTTTTGATGCAAATTCAGGTTACGATTACGCTGAATCTTTTACCATTTGATGCATTttcccttctttctttattttcttggcTTGGCGCATTTGATGCATTTCAGATAGCAAGTTTCGTTGCATCTTGCTTCAAGTAGACAAATAGTTTCCTTTTTGAGTACATTTGATGCATTTCAAATAGATCTGTCTGTTTGAATTTACTAGTTCCTTCTTGAGTTGTCCATTTCTATATTCAATTGATTTTGGATATCGTGCTACTAAGTTTTGTTATATCCCAGTTAACAAAACAAATGGGCCACCGCTTTATGAAGAACAGGGTAGAGTCGTTTTTATACTCAAGTCTTATGTTCTATCCCAGTTGTAATCACGTAATTTTTTTCACGGTTTGCAGGCAGACTTGTTGGGTAGCCCCGTGGTAAGACCAGCCGACATAGAAACAACTGCCATCGGGGCAGCCTATGCAGCTGGCTTGGCCGTTAAGTTATGGACAGAAGAGACGATTTTCTCTTCCGGGGAAAAGATGGAGAAAGCCGCCATTTTCCGGCCAACATTGCAGGAagaagtgaggaagaagaaggtggacTCTTGGTGCAAAGCTGTTTCCAGGGCATTTGACTTGGCTGATCTAGCTCTCTAATTGGATCTTCTACAGcatgttcttaatttttccctCAATCTGATTTGCTGTTTTATCCTTTATTTTCCCCTTTAGTTTGCTTGGAAAAATCTGTGAATTATAAACACCTTAGTTCGTTCAGTGTTGAAGTTTAAATCACAaataaatgatgattttattGGCACCATAGCGATGAGGAAGAAACGTATTGTTCTTGCAATCTTTTGCagataaaaataacaagaaatgaTCCTCATTTGTCTGAATCCCACTGAGTACATTCTCTCACATCTGTTCTTGGACGATATTTATGCTAGAATAAAGATCTTGCAGTTGTAGCAGTTATAACtgctttaaaattttaatttagttttgtaAAATTGGATTCAACTAGAAGAGGGCCAACCAGTGGGGTGGTGAAGTCCTAGCACAAAATGGACAATACTATAATAAATCTATATGTCTATCTTACATCACACTACTACTTATTTCGCTCTTCTTCGCTTTTTTACGCCTCTCTATTTTTTACTTGAGATTATTATACTTACATGATCTCTCATCATTTGTGCCTTCGATTTTGACATAAAAGGTAAATTGTAAGTGGAAACTTTGTCTCACTGCACAGGACAAGAAATCAAACTCACGACCTACTGATGCGAATCACAACTTATCATGATTCGACCACTTGACTTTTACCCTAACGGCCTCTCTACCTTATACTATTCTCTATTTAGATGCCGGCCACTGCCCATTCCACCTCTTCTTCGCCCTTGTACTTTTGTGGGATAGGGGGGCCTTGGTATCCTTCGTAGCATAGATGCATAGGCTTTATTTAACTCTCTTAAACCCCAAATTCGCTCAACAGCACAACCACCACACCACTTATCACAACAACGTCGTCTATGGTCTTTCATCCCACAACAATGATGGTGAAACATGTAGAGTTCTCTGAACTTATTGTTCGAATACGTTCACCTGTTACCGCTAGCAAGTACCCAACTTGCTATAATTTTACTACTTCTGGCATCACTTAGAAAGTATTAACGACCTTTAGTGGTCATCTTTTATCCTTCTCTAGGGATTTTAGAACCCTCCTTGGACTTTTATCCAATTTGATGGAACTGCTTTTGGgatttgtaactaagagaagTTGGTCTCTTCTTGTTGGGTTAATAATGTAATGCTATTAAATCTATATATGTTGTGGGTTAATAATGTTAGTAgagatgcatatatatgttgtgtgccACTTCTTTGAAAGGTGAAAATGATTGTTGAATCGCTATTTGTGTTGATTTTTATGGTTATCCTTCTTGTGATAGCTTCATTTTTGGGCTGTAGGGCTAGTTTGactatgagtttttttttttaaagctttTAAGTTGAGTAATGTTTAAGCTGGTTACAGCGTTTAAGCTAATAACATGTTTGgatagagatatttttaagttattagtGTAAAGTTATGTATTTGGTTTCTAAAAGCTGATAAGTTATTAGAATTtagcaaaaagactaaaatggacatgatattaaataatacaaataaaattcaaaaaatataatttaaaaaaaattaatgtccaattattaaaatacttacaattacatgttaataaattatacataattattaaaaatatattaagattataaattataaattatatgtgttatatatgttatattactgttatatatatagttcgGCCATGATAGTAGCGTGGAGGAGACAAGGGTGATGGACAGTTGATGATGCGATGGCCAATGGTGACGATCTGCTAGCATGGCAATGATGGAGGCTTGCGGCGATCTGGTAGCAGGGCGGCTTGCGGCGATGGCGACGCTAGGCAACGAGGCGGCTTGCGGCGAAGGTAGCAATGGGCGACGATGAAGGCTTGCAGCACTGGCGATGGCGGCGATCTACTAACAGGGTGGCACTGGGCGACGACAACGATCGTTTATGGAGGAGATCCGGCAATAatggaggagaagatgagaaggAGAAGATGGCAATGAGAAGACCGTTTATGGAGGGATAAGGGGttgtaaattttgatattgttgGAGGGTGAAATGGTAATTTACCTGGTCAACTCAAAAAGCTCCACAGAGCTTCTTTGCAAAAATGGGTAGCTAATGGCTTCTCCAAAACGCTATTGGTTTAGCGTTTCAATTGCATCGCTTTTAAGCTGTTGTAATATCCAAACGGGTAAGATAACAACCTTCATGGCTTTTAAGCTAAATGAAGCACTTATAAGCGATCAAACTACATTGCCAAACTAGCTGGTAATGTTGTACAAGTTTCTCTAGTTGTATTTTTCACTTAGTTTTGTTGTCTCCCCCTTAGCTGTTGGTACATCTTTGGTTTGCAACCCAAATATCAATTTATTGGTGTACTTTATTTGGAGAGAGCGCAACAACAAATGTTTCAGATGATTCATGCATTGGTGTACTTTATTTGGAGATAACGCAACAATAGATGCTTCAGTGATCAAGATAGGTCTGGGTCACAATTGGAGCATCAAATCCAATGTGTTGTATGGGCTTGTCTAGCCACTATTCACTTCCAACCAGGTCTGCGTCACAATTGGAGCATCAGATCCAATGTGTTGTATGGGCTTGTCTAGTCATTATTCACTTCCAACCATCTCTTCAGAGTAGTGCTCTGCATTATTTCTGGCAGCTCCCAGTTGATcagtcttttatttttcatcgaTCCTTTCATTTCTTGCTCTATTTTTTCGGCTCTTGGAGCTAGTGTTATTCCCTTTTTAGTCTTCTTTTGGGTCTTCTTGTTTTTCATGTCATTTTGTTGCCTTTGAATGCATTCTAgttagtgttttattttgtatatattttcggTTAGACTAAATCAGAGGGCATTTGTATTCGAGTGCTTGTGTTTTTATCTAACGGTTTTCTTTTGGTCTGGGGTATGTCTTGATTTTCGATTGTAGACGCTTTGACgtgatttatttatatatttttcttatttataaaaaaaaatcaatttcctGTAAAGCAGACTGCTGGTGAATGTTCCTTATTAATGTTTATGTAGCaagatgtatatataataaGCAAGGTAATGTTCAATGCATTTAACATTATGAAAATTAGTAGCCAGTTTCAAATTTTAAAGCATGCTTAAAAGGCAAAAATTGGGACACGCCCCAAGCCCTAAGGTGAGGTTAGACAAAGGTCACCTCACACACAATCGTCTGAAGGTAGCTGTAAAGTTTGATTCATTTCTTTGGATAAATGCCTTAGTAATGAAACATTTGAAGTATGTTTTCTATGATCTAGACGCTTAAAGCATACCCAATAATCATTTAAGCTATATTCGataataatccaaaatataaaagatttttaATCTCACAAAGTCACAAACACAATATTTGCACAGACTCCATCACACAGTATGATGAACAGAGTATTGTCTTAACAATACATGATACGTAAAGGATTTCTAAAATATTGTATCAAGTTAGTAATGAAACATTTGAAGTATATTTTATATGATCTAGACACTTAAAGCATACCCAATAatcatttaagttatatatggtaataatccaaaatataaAGAATTTCTAATCTTACAAAATCACAACTACAAGGGGCACACAATATTTGCAGAGACTCTATCACACAACATGATAAATAGAGTATTGTATCAACAATACATGATACGTAAAGTCACACAAAGCTCATCGTGTATCATGGTAAGGTGTGCTAGAGTTGGAAAACGAGTGGACCCAATTTGGCCCACGAGGGAGGCGGGTAAGGTCGGGCAATGGGAAATAGTGGCTTGGCACAGTTCTATGACCCTTAATAAACGAGTCAAGGTAGGTCGGCTCGAGCCATTTGGTGGACCACCCCCATTTTTTATGAGTCAGGCTGGGCTGAGCCGCAGGCCACATAGCACTGGCCCCGCCCAGCCCGTTTGCTACAGTACCGAGCTGGGTGAGAGACAGGGCCATGGGCCGCCTGGTCTATTTGCCAACTCTAAGGTGTGCTCcaaaaaattcaattagaaAAATACCTTCCACGCACAATTAATAAAACTCAAGTGTACACCAAGCAACTCCGAAAACTAATTTGACCACTCTCAGTAAACATTACCATTGAATTAGAAGGGTTTCACATATTTCAATTAAACCCTTTTCTTCTACTTTTTATCTTGTAATGTGTTGGcattattatgattttgttatatatttttaatttctattattacaaatttaaaatttatgaaacttaaacaaaaagaaaagacaagatGGCAATCATATAAAAAGGAACAttttatattacaaataatGATGCCAAACTCAACAAATAGCAATTATGGCCTCATCTCCAAGGTCATTGGTCAACCCTGGCTTTGTTCATGGAGACTCCAATGCACACCTTAAACCCTTAAAACTTGTTACCAAAGCAAATGTTGCCATAACCCTTCATTATTGATGGGTTTATTGGATAATCATTTCGTTTAAGAAACactttttttacttaattaaaaaaatatattttttattttaaaacataaaattaaaaactataaaacATCCAATGCTTATTTAAAAAGGAAAGTGGAGCTTTTgttttattcgaatgaaaaagATATAAAGAGTATGACAAGTTAACTTTCTGTCATAACTTGAttggaattatttttatttttatttttatatatcaagTTTAAAGatatttaaatacttatgtGCTACGTTAAAgatatgagaaagaaagaatgggaataattttttgttaagttatgatttgaatgatttttatgttttatttaaatattaattttattaattaattttctattttcacaaaataacaaatttagtaattagTTAAAATTGGATTAGACATTACATAGCTAATAATCTAGCCAACCTTGCAATGATAATGTCAACCACTAAAC
This window harbors:
- the LOC127791040 gene encoding glycerol kinase — translated: MSDEEVFVGAVDQGTTSTRFIIYDRRARPIGSHQVEFTQFCPQAGWVEHDPMEILESVRVCITKAIDKATADGYNVDSGLKAVGLTNQRETTVVWSKSTGRCLYNAIVWMDGRTSSICRKLEAELPGGRTHFVETCGLPISTYFSALKLLWLLENIDDVKAAVEKKDALFGTVDSWLIWNLTGGVNGGLHVTDVSNASRTMLMDLKTLDWDKSTLETLRIPAEILPKIVSNSEVIGKISTGWPIPGIPIAGCLGDQHAAMLGQSCRKGEAKSTYGTGAFILLNTGEEIIQSKHGLLSTLAFKLGPDAPANYALEGSIAIAGAAVQWLRDSLGIIRTASEIEDLASLVDSTGGVYFVPAFNGLFAPWWRDDARGVCIGITRFTNRCHIARAVLESMCFQVKDVLDSMHKDAGEKGEVKNESGEFLLRVDGGATVNNLLMQIQADLLGSPVVRPADIETTAIGAAYAAGLAVKLWTEETIFSSGEKMEKAAIFRPTLQEEVRKKKVDSWCKAVSRAFDLADLAL